The sequence below is a genomic window from Coffea arabica cultivar ET-39 chromosome 4c, Coffea Arabica ET-39 HiFi, whole genome shotgun sequence.
CATTGCGTTTTGTAGATTGGatggcaaatttttgaaaaaaaaaaaattttatcctTTGATGATGTGACCTAATTGGAGATGtgtcaagaaaatttttctgaaaaatcCTGCATCCAATCAAGGCTTTAATGTCGTGATGGGACAAACGATGTTTATGGGACAAACGATGTAGACAAACTAGTGACCAACGGAGACAAATTAGTGGCTGCGAATTCGACCATTGCAGAATTTTCTCAATCTGGCCCCGAAAAATTTTATGCGCCGAAAAGATTATCAGCGACGAATGTAAAGTGGccggacccaaaaaaaaaaaaaaaaaaaaactcttgaaCTGAGAGAGAGCCCCCTCATATTAATTAATACTAGCACCAGCTAAAGTTGCCACTAGATTTGAACTATTACACACATAGGGCATGCGCAGGAATACAATAATTTTCCATCAAAAACCAGCGCAAACATTTAAAGAAGTACTGGGACATTTCTTGAACACTAGCGACCATTACTGCCCTACTGTTTTTGGTTAACCTCGTAATAATCTACTAAAAACTTGAAACACCACTAAGGATAGATAGACACCATAATCAAAATATACCAAACCAAGCAGTACTAAAAATAACAAGTAATTAACATATTTGATCTCCCCATTCAAGCTTTTCCAAAATCATGGTCGAGATCCAACTAGCACCAGAAGCCATATGTCCAAACTCAACTAGAAGTAGCCAGCCAAACTTTCAAGAAAACCTTGCAACAGCCTTGCAGACCAAAGGATTCTTCATCTCCATTGACAATTTCAGGCATTCAGACAaatccacatcaccagatgcaaTCCATTCGAAGTTCTGCAGCACCTGAGCCAACCACATCTGAACAGTGGCTAGGCCCAAAGCTTTTCCAGGACACGCCCTCCTCCCAGAACCAAAAGGGGCCAACCTCAAATCAGAGCCCATGATGGCAACATCCTCGTTCAAGAACCTTTCAGGCATGAAATGTTCAGGCTCTGGCCAGACCATCTCGTCGTGCGTTATCGCCCACATGTTCACCATGGCAGTAGTTCCAGCAGGTATGAAGTGACGGCCAACATGAGTGTCATGGACGGCGAGCCGAGCCCAAGAAAGAAGAGGGCCAGGAGGATGCATTCTGAGAGTCTCTTTCACTATGGCATGGAGATAGGGAAGGTTAGGGAGGTCAGCATCAGTAACCATTCTGGATGTTCCAACAACACAGTCGATTTCAGCCTGAGCCTTGCTTTGGATGTCTGGATGCAGGACCAttcttgcaattatccactccAGAAGGATTGCAACGGTGTCTGTTCCTCTAAAGATCATTTCCTGATATCAAACAAAGCAAATTCCATCACTAACAAACATGCAGTAGTATCACGTATCGTACCCTCCTGAAAAGGATGTATTTATTCCTTCGCCAAGTAGTAGACGAGAAAACAATGGAGACGGACAAAAAGGATAAGAACAATACACGATTTGTTATCATGATTACAAAGGCAAACAGAGGGGGCTAGTGACATTTATTCAGATTCTCCATATCTCAAAATAAACTAAAAGGGAAACTTTAATAGATCTATATGCCGGAATCCATTTACCAAACTACTATCATATATGTGGAAAGACAGAAAAGAACTAAACCGACATTCAAAAGTTGTAGATATCACATGGAAAGAAACACATGACTGATTACAAACCACTGCACAAGTATCAACAAATTAAGTGCATAGACTGCTCATATTCTTCGTGCTTTCACCATATTCATACAAAACATTGCACTCAAATGCCAAGTAACCGAAAGAAAATAGTACTGCAGTATAAACAAGATGAAAAAGAAACGCCTGAATTAACAAATAACTGACGTTAATAAAAACACGTACCCAgttatcagaaaaaaaaaattaatccatcttAACATAAGCAATTATAATGATAATCAATGAGGTAGTAGGAGGAGAAAATACCCATAAAACAGCAATCATGTCAGAGTTGGTCAGGCTGTTGTTCTCCTTCTCCAAATCAAGCAGGACATCAACGAAATCACCAGAGCCTTCATCATCATCAATAGCTGGCTTTCTTCCAACACCACCACGATTTTCAGCCATCCTCTTCAACCTGTGCTCGTCAATGATGTTCCCAACAAAGACATTCACTCTGGCCACCAACTCTCTGCATCTTTTTCTCACACCTTGCATGTCCAACCATCCCAAAATAGGAAAATGATCAGTCCAGTTAAATATCCCCAGCAACTCATACCCTTCACTCACCAGACCTTCCAATACAGAACCATCATCCCCATCAAAATCATAGCATCTCCCAAAAACACTCATCATCACATTATTAAGGGACCCGAAATGCATAACTTTTTTCACCTCAACCTCACCATTTCTCTCCATCAACCCTTTGATTTCCTCCACCATTTTCACCCCAATATCTCTTCGGAAAATCCCAGAACAGGCAATCCTCTTGGGACTGAACAAATGGGTAGCAGATATTCTCCTCAAATTCCTCCAATACTCACCATAAGGAGCAAAACCCATTGCTCTATGAAAAAGCAGTTCATAAGCAGACTCCTTCACAGGCCTATCAGCAAAAGCAGAGCTATTCAAGATTTCTTTGGCAGTCTCAGGGTGGCTAGAAATGATAAAACGAGTGAAGCCAACTGAGAAAGCCATTAAAGTTTCAGCCTTTAAGCTCCTGGAAATCTTTCCAAGAACTCTATGAGTCAAGGAGCCAGTGAAGGCAAGGACTAACCCCAGAAGGGGCAGCCCAGATGGCCCTGGAATAGCAGCAGAAGTAGCATCTTTTTTGGAAGACAATTTCTTGTTAGAAACAGCTAGTGCCCAAGCAAGGCCTCCTGGGGTAAGCCAGAAGGCAAAAACAGCAAGAAACAGTAGAAAGCACAGCACAAGTTCAAAGTTGAGGACAGTTGAGGGATAGCCAGTTAAAGGGATGGAGGAGGAAAAACAACAAGGATCAGTAGacatctttttttatttctcgGATATTTTTCTAGGCAGAAGAAAGATTGGTAATGGGATCGAGTCGAACGGGAGATGaggaggagagagagggaactgGAGAAGGTGGCAGTAGTGAGGAGCCGAAGAGAGTGAGAGAGCGGTTAAATAGACGGAGGTTAAGTGAGGCGAGGAGCCACTCCAGGCCAACCCCAACCTTTTCAACGAGTTAACCATGGTtaaaaaaactattaaaataatGGGACTGGAGATTTTATCTTGGTTAATTTTTTACCTAAACAAAGTAACCTTTAACAATAATGCTTTAGTATTAGTGACAATAATGACATGTACTATATTAACATTACTGGCAAATGCCCCCACGTGCATTattgttttatatttttttaatattttttttgttttacattTAACTATGCATAATCTTCAGGGTTGACAAATATATATTACTAGAACTTTTATTTTGCTTAATTATAGCCAAAGTTTTGGGTGCCAAGATTgctttttgccctttttttggTTGAAACAGTATCGATGTCAAATTGGACATGGTGTTTTTGGATAGACATTATTtgtataaaaattatttatttgcatcacaaatatattttttaacacgtctttttattttttcaatttttttttagtttctcatacaacacatcataaaaagtgttataataattattccaaataaactcctattaTACACGAGTCTATCCTTTCAATCATATGAATTAGATGATAGGTAATTTTGGTTGAATCATGACTATGTACGTTAAAGTATACTCTTCCTCtattaattaaaataatatgtGTAGAACAATTATCTTATGATAATGTGTTTATGACAGATATAAAATTTTCGTGGATTTTacacaaaaatataaaaagaaaattacaaaagaaaatgGAACTTTTAGCCTCTTTTAGCTTTCATAATTGTGCTTTCCAAATATTTAGAAAAACAGCATTGGACAAAACATCGAGGGGCTCTCAAACTATCacgaaatttaatttttgacccTTTAACtattaattaataaattttaactctcaaactaattaaaacatataATTTTAGCCCTTCCGTCAACTTGAATCCTTATGTGTCATAGAAATAGCATGACACTTGACTTGGTGGTTCTCAAACTATtacaaaatttaacttttggcCATCAAACTATTAACTAATATGTTTTAGCCCCTTAACTAATTAAAATGTATAATCCTAGTTATTCCATCAACCTGAATCATTATGTCAAATAGAAACATCATCACGTGTGCGAGAGGGGGCATACTAGAATGTCCCCATTTTGTGCCTAAATCTCAAAAATATACAGCACATTAATGTCACAATTAATATACAAGCAACAACTATGAAGCAATATATCATTGTTTTAATCTCCCTAGACATGCCTAAATTTGATCAATATAACCTAAACCTGGTGAACATGTcctatgaaaacaaaaatacCTCTCAGTTATACCTCGTGCTGCATGCGTGGAGATATTTCAATTCAACATAACAACTCAAGTTGACAGAAGGGTTAggattatatattttaatacaTTGGAGACTAAAACTTATCAATTAATAGTTGGAGactcaaaagttaaattttataATAGTTTAAGAGCCTTGAGGAATCATGAATTCTTTAGTTCAAGTTGACATAACGACTCAAGTTAACACTAGAATtatatgttttaattagttGGACAGCTAAAAATTATCAGGAGGGCAAAAAGGTAAATTTTGTAATAGTTGAGGGCCTTTGGAGAATTTTGCCTAAATAGCATTTTATGAGTGAAACTATTTTTTTGATCAAGGTAATACAAATGGGTCCTtctggattagttattttttggagtgtttttaaaatattttattgtaataatgtatatgaaaaacttttattgtaGATATTTTTTATAGTATTTTTAAAGgtgttttgggatatttttaaagtttaaaaacgttttagcatatttttttaaaaattaacacTATCAACCACGACTGCCACCACCCTCTCCCTCCTCCTCCACCTTCCTCCTCCTTCCTCAcctcccttccccttcccctcccCTTTCCCACCACAACCCCACCCCTTCATTTCCCTCCTTCATCTGGTCGTAGCAAGATCACGGCTAGAAGATTGCTCAACCCTCTGGCCACAACCAAATCGGGGAGGAGGGAGGGGAGGGGCAGGGTTGTGACAAGAAAGGGGAGGGGAAGGGGAatggaggaggaagagggaagGGTGGTGATAGATGGAAGAAAAAGATGGTGtagattttttaatttttttttgtatatttggagttattttttatatattatatggatatggtgtttttggagcTTTTTGTATTTGTATACTACTGTAGTATTGTACATGAAAAACTTGTTCAAAAATGGGAAATCCAAACAGAGCCCATagttttttgagaaaataaaaaccATATATAGGTAATTTTTTCCATTGAATAGAAAGTTCATCTTTgtgtcaaaaaatttttaaccaACAAATTAAAAGCCATGTATAgtaattttgtcttttcataacTTAAGTTTAGGCACTGAGATAGCCCTTTTTTAATTTGGAAACAGTATCAAGATCACTTTTAAATTGGAAACCTTTCGTCCTAATTAGTTTAAAAGTTCAAGGAATCCTGCTAAATTGTTCCCATTTTTAATTACGGGTATAAACAAGCCTAATTAAATTGAGCACTTTAATGTTtaaatttgtttgattattttaacaatCTTGAAACTTTTTTATTTGACGAACCAAGTTTGAACAAGTTTTTTTTCGAATTTGAATATTATTGAACATAAAACGCTATTcaatcttgacttgattagttaGCGAATCAAACCAATCTTGATTAGTTACCAAACCAATCTCGATTTAAGTATCAAATAGTTTTGGTTCATCTTTCAACCATATTTTTAATAAGATTCTCTCCATAGAATCAACTGTGTGAATTAGATAATATGTATGGAAGCTAAACTAATTTATTTGAGTCATGACCACCTACATTGTAATAGTTTAGTaaaataaatttagttaaaaTTAATAAGCTATTCATTTTTATGTTGTGAAAATTATTTCTACATTTTAATTTAACAACTTCTATTAAGCAGGAGGAGAGATGGATTGGGTGGTATGGATAGGAGATTTTGGATTCAAAACCTCCCATTTACAAAAACTTTTGAAACAAGCCCCATTAGAATTAAATGAATATCATATCATACAAGCACAGATATAGACATTGGTATCAAAGTTTGGACAGTAGTAAATAGACCTCTCTAATCCCTGTAATTGTGAACGTGTTGAAACCATCTCAATCCACAACTAAACAAATTAGTGAATTTTCGATTGATGGTAGAAGGCACCGCAATCAAGTGCAATTCTTGATTGATAAGCCAAGTTAAAGACGTCGAGACACACTCAAGATGAATTCAAGAATAGTTCCCAAGGAACCAAGAGAAAATTGTctcaaattttattcatcaaatcTTGTCTCTCTTACAACTCAAAATAAGACTTACTTATGGGCCAAAGTCCTAAATTAACCCAAATCTGAATTGGACTAGAATTACATCACTTATCTATGCCAAATTCAAATTGAACTTGAGTTCCATCTAAACTACCAAACTAATGGCCCAATAAACTAACAAAGTTgaccattttattcataatAATGACTAGTTAAACAACCAAACAATCACCAAAAAAATTTAAGCAAAATggaacaaaataagaaaaatcctaaaaattgACTATCTAAATCTACGGCTAGATTCTTTCACGAATTCTAGGCCAGATTCACTCTAGAAGCAACGAAGAGTAAGCATGAAATGGGACAACCATTTGGACCTGATCCACAGGACAATTTGCATATGGATTGGGTCGCAGATCTAGTAAATCAGCCTTTTCTTTAGCTCAAACTATGTTTTTGATTGTAAGGCCCCCAAGTCCAATTCCCTCTATGAATTTATGAGTTCCAACTAAATCTTGAACAATTCGAACGAAAGCTTGAAGTGGCTCTTTGACTCTCTTAGCACAAGCCCTCGTAATTGGACCGATTGAAATCTTCACTCCTTGATCAACACTTGAATTCGATCCTTGGACAACTTACAATTGTACAACAACTtctattaaaaattaaaaggaaTACTTCTGTTAAGTAAAATTATTTGAGTAGAAGAATTATCTTAAAATACCATTTTTTATCAAGTATACACACCTCTTTGATTAGtaacaaagaaaaacaaagtacaagaattgaaaataataagGAACTTTTAGCATTCTTTAACTTTTATAGTTATACTTTCTGAAATTCAAAAACTATTCTCGTACTGCATTTTTCATGACTAAAATTATTCAAGAAAAGTAATATATGCAATTTGTAAGAAACTTAAAAGTAATATATAAATAGTTTTGTTTTAGCTGGAATAAAAATATCATCCTTTTCCTCCACAAGTCTGTTTAGCCAAGAATCAAAGAGCCAAAACTTGGCCGTGTACACACAAGATGGCATTCACCTAGCGCTGAATTAGAATGTTTCTTGATTAATTAGTTTATTTAGTTTTCCACTTTGTTTTATACTTTTTTTgctaacaaaataatcccaaatCAGCTTCCTCATGTTTGTCTCATTTCCTTCATTTTGTAATGATAATTTTGAACAATATATACACCTtagttcatttttttaaaaaaaaggggtttattttgaaattctttcAAATTAGTGGAGAGTTGATCAGCCCTTTAACTTACATTTGCAATATGTTATTAGTCTTAATACCATAACTTTCTATTTAGTCTTAACaccttatttttctaatttcaTCTCATCTCTTCTTATGTTTGCATGACTTTGACACTCTctcctttttatttcttttttaaaatttacacttattgtattattataaaataaatccaaGATACAATCAGTCACATCTTCTCAATATAATCAATAAACCACACCTCTTGAATTCAAGAAAGTTATTTAGATTTGGATAATGTTTATTTCCTTCCACCATCTACTATCTATgtaaaaacaaattaaaaaataacattcacatgGCACTGACTTAGATAGATCTTTTCGGATTTAGTTCCTCTGCAGTTGGTAGAAGAACCGTGCGCTAGGGTGGATGGATGGAGGATTTGACTTTTTACCTTTCTATGATTAGTTACCATGTAATTGTTATCACTTGACCTGACTATATCCTCATTAGTCAAGCAATATAGAATTAGCATCAACTTTTATGTAGACTGATCACTTTTCTTGTTCCCAAGATAGATAAAGTAGAAATTTAAGACTCTTCAAATATTACTTTTCACTTTGTGCAGAGATTCCAAAGTCTATTTCAACAAGAGGGCATAAGGGATGTATGCATCTACTATTCCAAGGGTGAATTCAGTATTGATCTCTCACTATCCTTCCATATTTCATGTTATGCCCAATCTCTATCATACAAGTTACTTAGTTACAACTTACAAGCAACAACTAAAGAGAATGTACACTAGTACTTGAATAGTTATCTACACAGGATGCTCTCAAGGGGTCAATCCAATATACTTGTTTTCTTACAAGTTCATATACTAGCGTAGGTGTCTCTATTCCATAATTGATTAGATCAACTACTTCCTTCAAAGGAAAGCAACATAGTACATGCTAGTTTATCCGAATTAGCAATACCTATTGTTATTAATTTTGTAACTAGGAACATTTAAGAATAATACCTTAAACATAGTAAGAATCTCATCATCATAACTCTTTATGATTTCTTCTATATGGTAATTATTCTAGGGGCTTTATCATTTCTATTGAATATAACAATATGTACAATAGAAAAACGATAAAGATTCCATAATCATACATGCATAAAGATGCCATAATTATGCTCTTAAATGATCAATATAAATTacttataatttaatttaaggAGTTTATGTACAAGTAAAGAAGTCTTCTAAGATATGAGTCATTTCAAAAAATACGAATCTTAATCTTTAAGAAAATTGCCTAGGTGATGTTAGACATAGAATGTAGATATAGTTTTACTTTTAATTTCACCTTGAATTTGCAATAGACTAATTATTACATTGTTAGCCGTAGACgaattcatatatatttgaaatTCAGGGAGGTAAAATGTTACAAAAGACCAAGTTCAGGGTAGCAAACTGTAATTAGCCCTATAAtttattgaaacatttaagaTCTAAATTTTAGTTATTACACATAATATTTGCATTTTGACTTTTTGTTGAATGCAATCTTAACTCTTGAAATTGATATGATTGTTCAACCGTATAATTACCTTTATCATTCCCATGTTCTTCCACTCAATTCTTACAAATATAATTACCTTTATTGTTCTCAAGATTTCACTCAATTCTTTCATATACATTtgctcaattccttcaatgaaATTGTGAAAATAGTTTGATTTCAATGAtatgatattttaaaatatttttttattagattGATTGTTATAATGTAAGACcgtgattttttttattaatcagACAACGGAATAAAACCCCAAAGTTATCAAGTTTAATATTTCATTGGCTAGAAACATTCAAGTAAATGTTAGTTTCACTACATAAACAAAAAACTATAACATCGGACATTATCTTACACACAATAAAATTCAAGTTGGAAACTATTTTATTCTTAAAACTATTGAGTTCAACCCATATCGATTATAAAAAGAGCAGGGTGCTTGATTATAAATGTGAGAGAAACCTCAGCTCATGAGCTATCTTTTGGGGTAGAAAGGCCCAATAGCATCTAACATTGGTATTAGAGCCCGGTTATGATAACTCTTCCCAGTAGACACTCGGATGAAATGTCGCCCATCGAATAAAAAGGTTGAAGTTGGTCCAACCTAAATCTCGATGTGTAAGAGGGAGTTTATCCCATATCAATTGTAAAAGAAGTAGGGTACTTGGTTTTAAATGTGAGGGAAAGTCTCACCCCTTAAGTTAGCTTTTGGGATGGAAAGGTGCAATAGCACCCAATACTGGTGGTAGAAGCTGCTTATGACAACTCCTCCCAATAGACACTCAAATGAAATGTTGCCCCTTCAGAGTTGTCCTGAACTGTACCCATCAGATGAAAATGTTGATGTTATTACAATCTAGGTTCCAATGTGTGAGGGGAAGATTGTTGAATTTATCTCATATGAATTTTGAAATGGTAGGATGTTTGGTTATAAGTATGAGGGAGAACCTTACCTCATAAGCTAGTTTTTGGTGTGGAAAGACTCAGTAGCATCCAATAAAAACTTCATAGTATCTTTCCATATAACTAGATCTCAATATTACATATAATAGACTTGCAATTTGATTTCCTATTGAATAAAATATTGACTACTACATACAATGATGTATAATTACTTTTCTCGATCTACTCAATTCTTAGGTATATCTTTGCTCAAATTGtgtaataaaatattttaagatTTTTTATCCGATTGATTTTTCTAgtctaagggagtgaattttttttttttgttaactaTAGATGAAAAACAAGGAgataaaaattccagattcaTCAACTTCAATATTTCAGTGGCTAGAAAAGAGTAAATACTGCCTAGCCTGTTAACAAAAAAACCAAACTGTTTAGAACTTTATTAGTTTTagaattatattttttatttggcAACTAGATTTAAATTGGTGCCAAAGTTGATTTAAAAGATATAGTTAAGTTGTGTTTAGGTATTAGTATTAGAGTAAGTTACATTATTTTATATGTCTATTTAAGGATTTAAAGTCTTATGTTTGTAGTTAAGGGTGCACCTTAATTGAGTAGGTTGACTCAAGTTCATGAGTAGCTCACTCAGTTATTCCACTCGAACTTGGCTTTGACCGAACTTGAGTCAAACTCGAGCGTAAATATGCTAGGATCGAGAGATCATCAAGTAGCTCGACCTAATGctatgttatttaattaatatattataattactATTTTACTCTTTTAGGCTTATTAGTTACAATATTTACAACCTTAACCAACTTAGTTATAATGTTATGGAATGGTGAATAAGTAATTTCATCAGggaaaattttaattaattaatagaaagaaaagaaaagaacagaaaaatatttcattttttgctcttcattcttcttcttcttcttccttcctcgAGTTAACTCTTAGTAGCTCTGCACCTGCGCCTTCTTCGTACTTCTAATCCTTCGCACAAGCAACTGCCACCTTCTTCAAGCTTTTTCGAAGTTCTATTAGTATCATTTGTAGGCAGCAAATAGCTAGGTTTTGTAaaatgtgttttattagtttaatttttctACATTTGGTTTTAGTTGTTAATCCTGAAACCCAATCTCAATTTAGGTTCTGCAATTAAATAGGCTtagaaacatatttttgagcACTAAGAAGGGCTCAGCAACTGGAGTGTGGGACTATAGAAGTGAGAGCATGAAGGATAGCTTGATTCCTTCAAGTAGTGATTTGGTTATTGGTGTGAAATCAACAAAAGTGAGACCAATGGGTATGTGTAAGGTATACATTGCATGTATGCCACATGATCACCAAAGTTATTCCAGTTTGGTGTAAATCAAGCTAACCTTGAACTCGATCCTTGGGGATAGGATAAGTTTCTAACTTCTTGAAGATAAGAGTGATCTTAGTTGGTAAATAATAATGACTATCTTTATCTTAAAAAGGATGGAAAATCATCATCTGAACCAATGTCTATCCAACTGAATAGAAAGATGTAATCTTTATCCATCTATCTCGCTATCTCTTTATCACTCTCTTATATGAAAACTTATATATAAAGGTACAACCCTAAAGGTGAGGGATTTTTTTAGATACATAACACCCACTCAAAAACTCATATATTTCTCTTTAGTCAGAAACTAACTTTGAGTATTGGAGTGACCTTGGGAACTTGACCCAAAGCCTCCTCATTAATTGGCTCTTTCCTTGCAATCTTTTAGAGAGTCTACCTTCATGTATTGAGCTTCCTCCTTACTTGTTTAGTTCAGCTCAATAGAAGGAAATACAGCTTAAAAAATTAGCGTTGTCTGTGGGAAATTGAGTAAAATAACTTCCTTATGTCAAAGACATGCTCTAAGAAGACTACTAGCGATACCAATCAAATTGACCTTGAAGAACCTCATGACAACCCTAGGCAAACTCAAGGTGACAATGATGATCAGATTCcagaagagaagagagagtaaATTATGAAATTTGTATTGAATAATCTCTCTTCATTTGAGTATATTGTCTACcagatgaaaagaaaaggcaaggCAGAAGAGGTGCAAAATTCAAAAGCTTTGATATAGAGCAAAAAAGGGCATGCTTCGTCCTTCATAATAGTTCAAATGATGATCATCCCTCTAAGAGAAAACGGGTTCATTATCCTTTTAGGGAGCACATTTCTATCTCAGAAGTTGGTCGATACAGCTCTCATCGCTCTCGTGCTTGGTTAATAAAGAGCCATTTTGAGTACCATGTGCCTAAGGATCCAGTTCAAGATGAACTCGATCTGATCCTGCAACCAAATCAATATAAAGATCTTTAAACAGTTTCTCTCTTTGTTACTTAAATTGGCATTATCCTCTACCAAAGAGATTCAAAATTCCTATTATGGATATGTATGATGCATCCACAAAACCAAAGGATCACCTATTCATGTTCTTACTCATATACGGCTGCAAACCGTTGCAAACGAATCCATTTGCAAGACCTTTCCTATGTTTTTGAAGAGAAGGGCTCAGCTTTGGTTCCAGGGATTACCTCTAGGATCAGTCAGGTCTTTCTTTAAATTGGCCAGGTGATTTGTACTGCAGTTCGTCTCTTCCAAAGTTTACATTAAGAATGTAGCACATTTAATGGCAATAAAGAAAGGCATGATGAGTCTTGAAAGTCTCCAAGTctaagataaaaatgaaaaggtGATGATGGCAGCATTTATAAATGGCTTGAGAATTAATGAGCTATATCATAAACTTGCCAAGAAACCATCTAGGACATTAGAAGAGCTATTGAATAAAGCTCAAGCTATAGCTAATGCCAAGGAGGCCGCTCGTCTTAAACGAAAATCCAAGAGAGACATTGAGGATAGgcaaaaaaagaatgaaagtgTTGACCCTAAAGATGGGTAGACCAGGAGGAACATTTTCGACTGGTTTTCTAAAAGAAACAGTCAATCACAAGGAAAGGATCTCACACCCTTAGCAGCATTGAGATCTCAAATTTTGGCAGTAATAGGAGTAAAGGATATTAAAAGGAGGTGTCCCAAAATGTCTGGTTCCAAAACTACTGATACGAATCCTAGGAGGTGTTCATGCCCTATTTCTAGATCCAACAAAAATTCATTAGGGGCCAATGAATAGAGTCAAAAA
It includes:
- the LOC113739401 gene encoding cytochrome P450 78A5; translated protein: MSTDPCCFSSSIPLTGYPSTVLNFELVLCFLLFLAVFAFWLTPGGLAWALAVSNKKLSSKKDATSAAIPGPSGLPLLGLVLAFTGSLTHRVLGKISRSLKAETLMAFSVGFTRFIISSHPETAKEILNSSAFADRPVKESAYELLFHRAMGFAPYGEYWRNLRRISATHLFSPKRIACSGIFRRDIGVKMVEEIKGLMERNGEVEVKKVMHFGSLNNVMMSVFGRCYDFDGDDGSVLEGLVSEGYELLGIFNWTDHFPILGWLDMQGVRKRCRELVARVNVFVGNIIDEHRLKRMAENRGGVGRKPAIDDDEGSGDFVDVLLDLEKENNSLTNSDMIAVLWEMIFRGTDTVAILLEWIIARMVLHPDIQSKAQAEIDCVVGTSRMVTDADLPNLPYLHAIVKETLRMHPPGPLLSWARLAVHDTHVGRHFIPAGTTAMVNMWAITHDEMVWPEPEHFMPERFLNEDVAIMGSDLRLAPFGSGRRACPGKALGLATVQMWLAQVLQNFEWIASGDVDLSECLKLSMEMKNPLVCKAVARFS